In one window of Syngnathus scovelli strain Florida chromosome 20, RoL_Ssco_1.2, whole genome shotgun sequence DNA:
- the LOC125990675 gene encoding dynein regulatory complex subunit 4 → MPPKKGKGKKEKKEKKGPKAPQEPEPPPELSDEVKALISQIEQLQIDVETEMKERNKFQLEVDMLCTFWEVTGQQLEETNAEYVNLYNEIETDELNHRQDIKEYLGGIKLYKEDLKKHQEDFEKHVRKVEELEVKPYEKERAEMILDEQLDIEDTVNMLKAKHNEDMARREQEMNEQLLQTEQKYKKKLELLQHDLTNKEKTKLSEREYYWSNLIHNLQQDHDQRYSKFDAFVNECKTKDLHHKDKLRKQIQVFVATEENKNQRVDGSMDIKMLKQEQKAVQGQITKLQKFLRNPIIKTHPNERVKHLELSKLNQDYESRDQKFKQLERDMEEMHHTYRENLLDIQWKADQEHAEMEAQLAALKEKIQKLQPLVCMRLFGIEIPATGALVKQAADNQADEAGRSPGHWSHKTRLNQTVTWQLHNVKELLQRDVETAVKERSALTKLINEKVNEVFQAKKALQKVTWQLEVAKKFKSGKVPQEFCPEPLETPLHLQDDKQPMGGLMEEVIRIACKDPPTDSQNRLSSLMCEQVLDRQLRNSKELLQSHAEVATKRRTQLILILNDKTHELHGLQRKIKDTIKELEKQKLAADQNLSVRGALLQLK, encoded by the coding sequence ATGCCTCCCAAAAAAGGCAAaggaaaaaaggagaaaaaggagaaaaagggGCCCAAAGCACCACAAGAGCCCGAGCCTCCGCCCGAATTGTCAGACGAGGTGAAGGCCCTCATAAGCCAAATTGAACAGCTCCAAATAGATGTGGAAACAGAaatgaaggagaggaacaagttCCAGCTGGAAGTGGACATGCTCTGCACCTTCTGGGAGGTGACAGGACAACAACTGGAGGAGACCAACGCTGAGTATGTCAACCTGTACAACGAAATTGAGACGGACGAGCTCAACCACCGACAAGACATCAAAGAGTACTTGGGAGGAATCAAGCTCTACAAAGAGGATCTCAAGAAGCACCAGGAAGACTTTGAAAAGCATGTGCGTAAGGTTGAGGAGTTGGAGGTAAAGCCTTACGAGAAGGAGCGTGCTGAGATGATACTGGACGAACAGCTAGACATCGAGGACACTGTCAACATGCTGAAGGCCAAGCACAACGAAGACATGGCTAGAAGAGAACAGGAGATGAACGAGCAGCTCCTGCAGACGGAGCAAAAGTACAAGAAGAAGCTGGAGCTGCTCCAACACGACCTGACCAACAAGGAGAAGACCAAACTGAGCGAGAGAGAGTACTACTGGAGTAACCTCATCCACAATCTGCAGCAAGACCACGATCAACGCTACAGCAAGTTTGACGCCTTCGTCAATGAGTGCAAGACGAAGGACCTGCACCATAAGGACAAGCTAAGGAAACAAATCCAAGTCTTTGTCGCcacggaggagaataaaaaccaGCGTGtggatggatcgatggataTCAAGATGCTGAAACAAGAGCAAAAGGCTGTCCAGGGGCAAATTACCAAACTCCAAAAATTCTTGCGGAATCCCATCATAAAGACGCACCCCAATGAGAGGGTCAAACATCTGGAACTGAGCAAGTTAAATCAAGACTACGAGTCGCGGGATCAGAAGTTCAAGCAACTCGAGCGGGACATGGAAGAGATGCACCACACGTACCGTGAAAACCTCCTTGACATCCAGTGGAAGGCTGATCAGGAACATGCGGAAATGGAAGCCCAACTGGCCGCACTGAAGGAAAAAATCCAAAAGCTCCAGCCTCTGGTTTGCATGCGGCTCTTCGGCATCGAGATCCCAGCCACAGGGGCTCTTGTGAAACAAGCGGCGGACAACCAGGCGGACGAAGCGGGACGTAGCCCGGGACACTGGAGCCACAAGACCAGACTCAACCAGACGGTCACCTGGCAGCTGCATAATGTCAAGGAGCTTCTTCAAAGAGACGTGGAGACTGCCGTCAAAGAGAGGTCGGCTCTGACCAAACTCATCAACGAGAAGGTCAACGAGGTGTTCCAGGCCAAGAAAGCCCTCCAAAAAGTCACATGGCAGCTCGAAGTGGCGAAAAAGTTCAAATCAGGCAAAGTCCCACAGGAATTCTGTCCAGAACCCTTGGAGACACCGCTCCACCTCCAGGACGACAAGCAACCCATGGGCGGCCTGATGGAAGAAGTCATCAGGATCGCGTGCAAGGATCCCCCGACAGACTCCCAAAACAGGTTAAGCTCCTTGATGTGCGAACAAGTGCTGGACAGGCAGTTGAGGAACAGCAAGGAGCTCCTGCAGAGTCACGCCGAGGTGGCCACCAAGAGGAGGACGCAACTCATCCTAATATTGAATGACAAGACGCACGAGCTGCACGGCCTTCAACGCAAAATCAAAGACACCATCAAGGAGCTGGAGAAGCAGAAATTAGCCGCCGACCAGAATCTGAGCGTACGCGGAGCTTTGCTACAACTCAAGTAA